Proteins from a genomic interval of Methanofollis formosanus:
- the carB gene encoding carbamoyl-phosphate synthase large subunit → MPRNQQIKKALIIGSGPIQIGQAAEFDFSGSQACRALREEGVEVVLVNSNPATIQTDPEMAERVYIEPLQAEIIAKIIEKEKPDGILSGMGGQTGLNMTAELAEMGALDGVEILGTPLEAIYEGEDREKFKALMNRIGEPVPRSMILEHIEDLGKALEVVGLPAIIRPAYTLGGAGGGIAHTEEELRRIVDVGLNRSRIHQVLIEESVMGWKEIEFEVMRDAADTCIIICGMENVDPMGVHTGESVVVAPILTLRDDEFQMMRSAAIKIIRALNVQGGCNIQFAYKEGDYRVIEVNPRVSRSSALASKATGYPIARVAAKIAIGLHLDEITNSVTGVTPASFEPAIDYVVVKVPRWPFDKFKTADRTLTTAMKSTGEVMAIGRTIEEAFKKAMRSLDTDVREHTNANEIRMILSSPTDERFGCLFDAVRQGMSVEEIAGLTNITPFFLEKVRHIVEIEDRLKAEKSEESVRVAKNYGFSNTEIVDLTGMDAETVERIAGRPTYKMVDTCAAEFPAQTPYLYSTWEEENEDLHDERKKVLILGSGPIRIGQGIEFDYCTVHAVTAVREEGVAVHIVNNNPETVSTDFDTSDRLFFEPMQLEDVVNILTNDDYDGVMVQFGGQNSVNLAIPIEQEIARLGLKTRVLGTSPDAMDMAEDRDRFSVLLDKLEIPSAPNSSAYSEEEARSIAEDIGYPVLVRPSYVLGGRAMEIVHDEVELDSYMKEAVRVSKQHPVLIDRFLQDAFELDVDAVCDGEEVLIGGVMEHIEEAGVHSGDSACVIPTQSLPASVIDRVKDYTRRIALEMGVVGLINIQLAVKDDVVYVLEANPRASRTVPFVSKATGLPLAKIAAKVMMGRKLAELGYEERTISHVAVKEVLLPFNKLPGVDTVLGPEMKSTGEVMGLDYDFGRAYYKACLAADNDLPLEGNVFISVSDEQKESVVPVARKLQALGLTIYCTGGTAEYLSQSGVEVKMVRKVQEGSPNVVDMMRKGEISLIINIPSDKQSRHDHYTIMRVAIDYSVPYITTLSAAEAAAQAIEVMKHEEITIEPLNHYIGKA, encoded by the coding sequence ATGCCGCGCAACCAGCAGATCAAGAAGGCGCTGATCATCGGGTCGGGCCCGATCCAGATCGGTCAGGCCGCAGAGTTCGACTTCTCGGGCTCGCAGGCCTGCCGCGCCCTCAGGGAGGAAGGGGTCGAGGTGGTCCTGGTCAACTCCAACCCGGCGACCATCCAGACCGACCCCGAGATGGCAGAGCGGGTGTACATCGAGCCGCTCCAGGCCGAGATCATCGCAAAGATCATCGAGAAGGAGAAGCCCGACGGGATTCTCTCGGGTATGGGCGGCCAGACCGGGCTGAACATGACAGCCGAACTTGCGGAGATGGGCGCCCTTGACGGCGTCGAGATCCTGGGCACGCCGCTCGAGGCGATCTACGAGGGGGAGGACCGTGAGAAGTTCAAGGCCCTGATGAACCGGATCGGCGAACCTGTGCCGAGGAGCATGATCCTTGAACATATCGAGGACCTCGGCAAGGCACTCGAAGTGGTCGGCCTGCCGGCGATCATCAGGCCCGCGTACACCCTCGGCGGTGCGGGCGGCGGGATCGCTCACACCGAGGAAGAACTCCGTCGGATCGTCGACGTCGGTCTCAACCGCTCGCGTATTCACCAGGTGCTCATCGAAGAGTCGGTGATGGGCTGGAAGGAGATCGAGTTCGAGGTGATGCGCGACGCCGCCGATACCTGCATCATCATCTGCGGGATGGAGAACGTCGACCCGATGGGCGTCCACACCGGCGAGTCGGTCGTCGTCGCCCCGATCCTGACCCTGCGCGACGACGAGTTCCAGATGATGCGCTCGGCGGCGATCAAGATCATCCGCGCCCTGAACGTCCAGGGCGGGTGCAACATCCAGTTCGCCTACAAGGAGGGCGATTACCGGGTCATCGAGGTCAACCCGCGCGTCTCGCGTTCCTCGGCCCTCGCCTCCAAGGCGACCGGGTACCCGATCGCGCGGGTGGCGGCCAAGATTGCTATCGGTCTGCACCTCGACGAGATCACCAACTCGGTCACCGGCGTGACGCCCGCCTCCTTCGAACCGGCCATCGACTATGTCGTCGTCAAGGTTCCGCGCTGGCCCTTCGACAAGTTCAAGACCGCCGACCGTACGCTCACCACGGCGATGAAGTCGACCGGCGAAGTAATGGCCATCGGCCGGACCATCGAGGAGGCCTTCAAGAAGGCGATGCGCTCGCTCGACACCGACGTGCGCGAGCACACCAACGCGAACGAGATCAGGATGATCCTCTCCAGCCCCACCGACGAGCGCTTCGGTTGTCTCTTCGACGCCGTCAGGCAGGGGATGAGCGTGGAGGAGATCGCCGGGCTCACCAATATCACGCCCTTCTTCCTGGAGAAGGTCAGGCACATCGTCGAGATCGAGGACCGGCTCAAAGCGGAGAAGAGCGAGGAGTCGGTGCGGGTCGCCAAGAACTACGGTTTCTCCAACACCGAGATCGTCGACCTCACCGGGATGGATGCGGAGACGGTCGAGCGGATCGCCGGCCGGCCGACCTACAAGATGGTCGACACCTGCGCCGCCGAGTTCCCGGCACAGACGCCGTACCTCTACTCCACCTGGGAGGAGGAGAACGAGGACCTCCATGACGAGCGCAAGAAGGTGCTCATCCTCGGCTCAGGCCCGATCCGGATCGGGCAGGGGATCGAGTTCGATTACTGCACCGTCCATGCGGTCACCGCAGTGCGGGAGGAGGGCGTCGCCGTCCACATCGTCAACAACAACCCTGAGACGGTCTCCACCGACTTCGACACCTCTGACCGGCTCTTCTTTGAGCCGATGCAGCTGGAGGACGTCGTCAACATCCTCACAAACGACGATTACGACGGGGTGATGGTCCAGTTCGGCGGGCAGAACTCGGTGAACCTGGCCATCCCGATCGAGCAGGAGATCGCACGCCTCGGGCTCAAGACGAGGGTGCTTGGCACCTCACCGGACGCCATGGACATGGCCGAGGACCGCGACCGCTTCAGCGTCCTCCTGGACAAACTCGAGATCCCCTCGGCCCCGAACAGTTCGGCCTACTCCGAGGAGGAGGCCAGGTCAATCGCCGAAGATATCGGATACCCGGTTCTGGTCAGGCCGAGTTATGTGCTGGGCGGCCGGGCGATGGAGATCGTCCACGACGAGGTCGAACTGGACAGTTACATGAAGGAAGCGGTGCGGGTCTCGAAGCAGCACCCGGTGCTCATCGACCGTTTCCTCCAGGACGCCTTTGAACTCGACGTGGACGCCGTCTGCGACGGGGAGGAGGTGCTCATCGGCGGCGTGATGGAGCATATCGAGGAGGCCGGCGTCCACTCCGGCGACTCGGCCTGCGTCATCCCCACCCAGTCCCTGCCGGCGTCGGTGATCGACCGGGTGAAGGACTACACTCGCCGGATCGCCCTGGAGATGGGAGTCGTCGGGCTCATCAACATCCAGCTTGCGGTCAAGGACGACGTCGTCTATGTGCTCGAAGCAAACCCGCGGGCAAGCAGGACGGTGCCCTTCGTCTCGAAGGCGACCGGGCTCCCGCTCGCGAAGATCGCCGCGAAGGTGATGATGGGACGCAAACTCGCCGAACTCGGCTACGAGGAGCGGACCATCTCCCATGTGGCCGTCAAGGAGGTGCTCCTGCCCTTCAACAAACTTCCGGGCGTCGACACGGTCCTCGGCCCCGAGATGAAGTCGACCGGCGAGGTGATGGGTCTGGACTATGACTTCGGCCGGGCCTACTACAAGGCCTGCCTCGCCGCGGACAACGACCTGCCCCTCGAGGGCAATGTCTTCATCTCGGTCTCCGACGAGCAGAAGGAGTCGGTCGTCCCGGTCGCCAGGAAACTCCAGGCACTCGGGCTAACCATCTACTGCACGGGCGGCACGGCCGAGTACCTCAGCCAGTCAGGAGTCGAGGTGAAGATGGTCAGGAAGGTCCAGGAGGGCTCGCCCAACGTCGTCGACATGATGCGTAAAGGGGAGATCAGCCTGATCATCAACATCCCCTCGGACAAGCAGTCCCGCCACGACCACTACACCATCATGCGGGTGGCCATCGACTACTCGGTGCCCTACATCACCACCCTCTCCGCAGCCGAGGCGGCGGCGCAGGCGATCGAGGTGATGAAGCACGAGGAGATCACCATCGAGCCCCTGAACCACTATATCGGGAAGGCCTGA
- a CDS encoding flavodoxin family protein: MAEAVLLKSAEVEVRGERCELVLFSEDLSEVLSGMTRYTLELRAGGDVLYTYHTNTYEYPPGSMQTAHNVAVTAFFRLKEELPLRPDTFLLHPPEPLAAGRPRAPAAGAVLLQGSPRPHGNSAVLAGWVADRCNEAGLRCEVISPDRFGVEPCTACYRCFNSGRCVIEDRMDEVVPALDHARLIVVCTPVYTETVPAALKAVIDRCQALRAGRALAGVRGREQAGLLLAVAGRRGSENFECVRRVVGAFFTSLGVRTAGEVLLDGVDDLTDIRAIAGWEEEVRERLSGVLEGIDSVPPL; the protein is encoded by the coding sequence ATGGCTGAGGCGGTGCTCCTGAAATCGGCAGAGGTTGAGGTGCGAGGGGAGAGGTGCGAACTGGTCCTCTTCAGCGAGGATCTCTCGGAGGTGCTCTCAGGCATGACACGCTACACGCTGGAGTTACGCGCGGGCGGCGACGTGCTGTACACGTACCATACCAACACCTACGAGTACCCGCCGGGCAGCATGCAGACCGCGCACAACGTCGCCGTGACCGCTTTTTTCCGGCTGAAAGAGGAACTTCCGCTCAGGCCCGACACCTTCCTCCTCCACCCGCCCGAGCCGCTGGCCGCCGGGCGGCCGCGCGCACCCGCGGCCGGGGCGGTGCTCCTTCAGGGCAGTCCGCGCCCGCACGGGAACTCAGCGGTCCTTGCCGGATGGGTGGCGGACCGGTGCAACGAGGCCGGGCTGCGCTGCGAGGTCATCTCCCCTGACAGGTTCGGGGTGGAGCCCTGCACCGCGTGTTACCGCTGTTTTAATTCAGGCAGGTGCGTCATCGAGGACCGGATGGACGAGGTGGTCCCGGCCCTGGACCATGCGCGGCTCATCGTCGTCTGCACGCCCGTGTACACCGAGACCGTCCCGGCGGCGCTGAAGGCGGTCATCGACCGGTGCCAGGCCCTCCGAGCCGGGCGCGCCCTCGCCGGCGTCCGGGGACGGGAGCAGGCCGGGCTCCTCCTTGCGGTGGCCGGACGCAGGGGCTCGGAGAACTTCGAGTGTGTGCGGCGGGTCGTCGGTGCGTTCTTCACCTCCCTCGGGGTCAGGACGGCGGGGGAGGTGCTCCTCGACGGGGTGGACGACCTGACCGACATCAGGGCGATTGCGGGATGGGAGGAGGAGGTGCGCGAGCGTCTCTCCGGAGTGCTGGAGGGGATCGACTCGGTGCCGCCTCTCTAG
- the carA gene encoding glutamine-hydrolyzing carbamoyl-phosphate synthase small subunit has product MKAVLGLEDGEFVVGEGFGVEGSCSGELVFSTQMTGYMEALTDPSYAGQLLMFTFPLVGNYGVDHDNFQSPGVCALGCITREVCTHPTTLPSLPDFFEENNLFGITGVDTRRLTVKTREHGTMRAALIVGSDDGEEAVRMARAAPDVAETDLIPQVSCDEPFRIPGRGKRIAVMDLGIKKNIVISLARRGADLYLFPHDATPAEIGACEPEALFITNGPGDPQRATGAINAVKHYLGELPVFGICMGNQVAALALGAETYKMKFGHRGSNQPVRHMNGQIYITTQNHGFAVDAGTLPEGCRVAYENVNDGSLEGFCDEDLNLFCVQFHPEAHGGPHDTERPIFDLMYRRIV; this is encoded by the coding sequence ATGAAGGCGGTTCTGGGTCTTGAAGACGGCGAATTCGTTGTCGGAGAGGGATTTGGTGTTGAAGGCTCCTGTTCCGGGGAACTGGTCTTCAGCACGCAGATGACCGGGTACATGGAGGCGCTGACCGATCCGAGTTATGCGGGTCAGCTCCTCATGTTCACCTTCCCTCTCGTCGGCAATTATGGCGTAGACCATGATAATTTCCAGAGTCCGGGGGTGTGTGCCCTTGGGTGCATTACACGGGAAGTGTGTACGCATCCGACAACCCTTCCCTCACTCCCTGACTTTTTTGAAGAAAACAATCTTTTTGGCATCACCGGCGTCGACACCCGGAGGCTCACCGTCAAGACGAGGGAGCACGGGACGATGCGGGCCGCCCTCATCGTCGGGAGCGACGACGGGGAGGAAGCGGTGCGGATGGCCCGCGCCGCCCCCGACGTCGCGGAGACTGACCTCATCCCGCAGGTCTCCTGCGACGAGCCCTTCCGCATCCCTGGGAGGGGCAAGCGGATCGCGGTCATGGACCTCGGGATCAAAAAGAACATCGTGATCAGCCTTGCAAGGCGCGGCGCGGACCTCTACCTCTTCCCGCACGACGCCACGCCGGCAGAGATCGGGGCCTGCGAGCCCGAGGCCCTCTTCATCACCAACGGGCCGGGCGACCCCCAGCGGGCCACCGGCGCCATCAACGCGGTGAAGCACTACCTGGGCGAACTGCCGGTCTTCGGGATCTGCATGGGCAACCAGGTGGCCGCGCTCGCCCTGGGGGCCGAGACCTACAAGATGAAGTTCGGGCACCGCGGCTCGAACCAGCCGGTCAGGCACATGAACGGACAGATCTACATCACCACGCAGAACCACGGCTTCGCGGTGGACGCCGGGACCCTCCCCGAAGGGTGCCGGGTCGCCTACGAGAACGTCAACGACGGCAGCCTCGAAGGGTTCTGCGACGAAGACCTCAACCTCTTCTGTGTCCAGTTCCACCCCGAGGCCCATGGTGGGCCGCACGATACCGAACGTCCCATCTTCGACCTGATGTACAGGAGGATCGTCTGA